In Methanophagales archaeon, the sequence CACTTTAGAGACACTGTATAAATTCACGAAGCAGGGTATAATAAAAGCGCTGGGTGGACCTATAAGCAGGGGGAAAGAAGCAGTGGTCTTTCACGCACTGGGTGCATCAGATCAGGAACTGGCTATAAAAGTGTATAAGGTGAGTACCTCTAACTTCAATGCCATGCTTGATTACATAATCGGAGACCCGAGGTTTGAGCACATAAGGAGGGACCGGAGAACTGTAATATTCGCATGGGCGCGTAAGGAGCTGAAGAACTTGAAACGAGCTTTTGATGCCGGTGTTCCGGTTCCAGAGCCGATTGCATGCAATAATAATGTATTGATAATGAAATTTATAGGAAAAGAGGGCATAGCAGCGCCGAGATTGCGTGATATCCCTATTGATATCTTACAGCGTGACTTTGACCTGAACGAACTGCTCACATGTATAGTAGGGTACTTGAAGAGCCTTTATAAAAAGGCAAGCCTGGTTCATGCAGATCTCAGTGAGTTCAATATACTGATGCGGGGCTATGTGGAGGATGAATTGGAGGTGGAGCCTGTACTGATAGATATGGGGCAATCCCTGCTCATTAGCCATCC encodes:
- a CDS encoding serine protein kinase RIO, with protein sequence MAEKEGLFEVERWLKREERQLPKGKKKKKDYRDVKTEQYVFDLPTLETLYKFTKQGIIKALGGPISRGKEAVVFHALGASDQELAIKVYKVSTSNFNAMLDYIIGDPRFEHIRRDRRTVIFAWARKELKNLKRAFDAGVPVPEPIACNNNVLIMKFIGKEGIAAPRLRDIPIDILQRDFDLNELLTCIVGYLKSLYKKASLVHADLSEFNILMRGYVEDELEVEPVLIDMGQSLLISHPNADKFLRRDVGNIVFFFNRLGLKCSEEEIIREIKDDER